One region of Triticum aestivum cultivar Chinese Spring chromosome 6B, IWGSC CS RefSeq v2.1, whole genome shotgun sequence genomic DNA includes:
- the LOC123135810 gene encoding DNA-directed RNA polymerases IV and V subunit 4 isoform X2 translates to MANRGGKGSYPPSNSGAPNGRQMVLISDDSDSDDFFEEEAPPTHSKSNGKASSDSLKTGGKASSFSNGEGSKGGKAFSAGKGGKGSASNAKPAMSDAELKLQLDMSPNSILLTNCEAAEMLQKIQAHMAILSEDPKIKIPESFDKAFQYAKEGNHFTSAKLVKEILEPLKDYGVNDGEICMIANIGPETIEEVYALIPSLKATRSINEGKIPEALTALANIKASK, encoded by the exons GAGCACCGAACGGAAGGCAGATGGTTCTGATTTCtgatgattctgattctgat GATTTTTTCGAAGAAGAGGCTCCCCCCACACACTCCAAGTCAAATGGGAAAGCTTCATCTGATAGCCTAAAAACTGGTGGAAAGGCTTCATCCTTTTCTAATG GAGAAGGTAGCAAAGGAGGGAAGGCATTTAGTGCTGGGAAGGGTGGGAAGGGCTCCGCATCAAATGCAAAGCCTGCAATGTCTGATGCAGAACTAAAGCTTCAGCTTG ATATGTCTCCTAATTCTATATTGTTAACAAACTGTGAAGCAGCAGAAATGTTGCAGAAAATTCAGGCACATATGGCTATCTTATCAGAGGATCCGAAGATAAAAATTCCTGA GTCGTTTGACAAGGCCTTTCAATATGCAAAAGAAGGAAATCACTTCACCTCTGCGAAGTTGGTGAAAGAAATCCTGGA ACCCCTTAAAGACTATGGTGTTAATGATGGCGAG ATATGCATGATAGCGAACATTGGGCCTGAGACCATTGAAGAGGTTTATGCACTCATACCGTCTCTCAAG GCCACTAGGTCGATCAATGAAGGCAAGATTCCGGAGGCCCTTACAGCCCTCGCTAACATAAAAGCCTCCAAGTGA
- the LOC123135810 gene encoding DNA-directed RNA polymerases IV and V subunit 4 isoform X3, with product MANRGGKGSYPPSNSGAPNGRQMVLISDDSDSDSDDFFEEEAPPTHSKSNGKASSDSLKTGGKASSFSNGEGSKGGKAFSAGKGGKGSASNAKPAMSDAELKLQLAEMLQKIQAHMAILSEDPKIKIPESFDKAFQYAKEGNHFTSAKLVKEILEPLKDYGVNDGEICMIANIGPETIEEVYALIPSLKATRSINEGKIPEALTALANIKASK from the exons GAGCACCGAACGGAAGGCAGATGGTTCTGATTTCtgatgattctgattctgattctgatg ATTTTTTCGAAGAAGAGGCTCCCCCCACACACTCCAAGTCAAATGGGAAAGCTTCATCTGATAGCCTAAAAACTGGTGGAAAGGCTTCATCCTTTTCTAATG GAGAAGGTAGCAAAGGAGGGAAGGCATTTAGTGCTGGGAAGGGTGGGAAGGGCTCCGCATCAAATGCAAAGCCTGCAATGTCTGATGCAGAACTAAAGCTTCAGCTTG CAGAAATGTTGCAGAAAATTCAGGCACATATGGCTATCTTATCAGAGGATCCGAAGATAAAAATTCCTGA GTCGTTTGACAAGGCCTTTCAATATGCAAAAGAAGGAAATCACTTCACCTCTGCGAAGTTGGTGAAAGAAATCCTGGA ACCCCTTAAAGACTATGGTGTTAATGATGGCGAG ATATGCATGATAGCGAACATTGGGCCTGAGACCATTGAAGAGGTTTATGCACTCATACCGTCTCTCAAG GCCACTAGGTCGATCAATGAAGGCAAGATTCCGGAGGCCCTTACAGCCCTCGCTAACATAAAAGCCTCCAAGTGA
- the LOC123135810 gene encoding DNA-directed RNA polymerases IV and V subunit 4 isoform X4: MANRGGKGSYPPSNSGAPNGRQMVLISDDSDSDSDDFFEEEAPPTHSKSNGKASSDSLKTGGKASSFSNGEGSKGGKAFSAGKGGKGSASNAKPAMSDAELKLQLEMLQKIQAHMAILSEDPKIKIPESFDKAFQYAKEGNHFTSAKLVKEILEPLKDYGVNDGEICMIANIGPETIEEVYALIPSLKATRSINEGKIPEALTALANIKASK, translated from the exons GAGCACCGAACGGAAGGCAGATGGTTCTGATTTCtgatgattctgattctgattctgatg ATTTTTTCGAAGAAGAGGCTCCCCCCACACACTCCAAGTCAAATGGGAAAGCTTCATCTGATAGCCTAAAAACTGGTGGAAAGGCTTCATCCTTTTCTAATG GAGAAGGTAGCAAAGGAGGGAAGGCATTTAGTGCTGGGAAGGGTGGGAAGGGCTCCGCATCAAATGCAAAGCCTGCAATGTCTGATGCAGAACTAAAGCTTCAGCTTG AAATGTTGCAGAAAATTCAGGCACATATGGCTATCTTATCAGAGGATCCGAAGATAAAAATTCCTGA GTCGTTTGACAAGGCCTTTCAATATGCAAAAGAAGGAAATCACTTCACCTCTGCGAAGTTGGTGAAAGAAATCCTGGA ACCCCTTAAAGACTATGGTGTTAATGATGGCGAG ATATGCATGATAGCGAACATTGGGCCTGAGACCATTGAAGAGGTTTATGCACTCATACCGTCTCTCAAG GCCACTAGGTCGATCAATGAAGGCAAGATTCCGGAGGCCCTTACAGCCCTCGCTAACATAAAAGCCTCCAAGTGA
- the LOC123135810 gene encoding DNA-directed RNA polymerases IV and V subunit 4 isoform X1 yields MANRGGKGSYPPSNSGAPNGRQMVLISDDSDSDSDDFFEEEAPPTHSKSNGKASSDSLKTGGKASSFSNGEGSKGGKAFSAGKGGKGSASNAKPAMSDAELKLQLDMSPNSILLTNCEAAEMLQKIQAHMAILSEDPKIKIPESFDKAFQYAKEGNHFTSAKLVKEILEPLKDYGVNDGEICMIANIGPETIEEVYALIPSLKATRSINEGKIPEALTALANIKASK; encoded by the exons GAGCACCGAACGGAAGGCAGATGGTTCTGATTTCtgatgattctgattctgattctgatg ATTTTTTCGAAGAAGAGGCTCCCCCCACACACTCCAAGTCAAATGGGAAAGCTTCATCTGATAGCCTAAAAACTGGTGGAAAGGCTTCATCCTTTTCTAATG GAGAAGGTAGCAAAGGAGGGAAGGCATTTAGTGCTGGGAAGGGTGGGAAGGGCTCCGCATCAAATGCAAAGCCTGCAATGTCTGATGCAGAACTAAAGCTTCAGCTTG ATATGTCTCCTAATTCTATATTGTTAACAAACTGTGAAGCAGCAGAAATGTTGCAGAAAATTCAGGCACATATGGCTATCTTATCAGAGGATCCGAAGATAAAAATTCCTGA GTCGTTTGACAAGGCCTTTCAATATGCAAAAGAAGGAAATCACTTCACCTCTGCGAAGTTGGTGAAAGAAATCCTGGA ACCCCTTAAAGACTATGGTGTTAATGATGGCGAG ATATGCATGATAGCGAACATTGGGCCTGAGACCATTGAAGAGGTTTATGCACTCATACCGTCTCTCAAG GCCACTAGGTCGATCAATGAAGGCAAGATTCCGGAGGCCCTTACAGCCCTCGCTAACATAAAAGCCTCCAAGTGA